A genome region from Deinococcus sp. KNUC1210 includes the following:
- a CDS encoding folate-binding protein YgfZ: MSRFTRLPSSALRLTGPDRLDFVQGQMTGNLKAAPTPGMVPACFLNVKGQIEQFARVYRRPDDVYLHLDEGAAQALAARLKKYIIFDQVEVQDVSAVLATLHLWNEDLPGWNGVGADVQQFQLGGGVVLAARVNRTGTPGLDVHYLQQHGAELLALLGQDVPFAELEAARIQAGISDVGRDGWAGSLLQEVGLDDAISYRKGCYVGQEIMARLEARGKTRYSLARLEAVSGPLPAHTEILLDGRAVGVTGASAGTLALAKLRRDAPSGALLTVGTGQARAVTDADADVPQEDGPAHVSG, encoded by the coding sequence ATGTCACGTTTCACCCGCCTTCCAAGCAGCGCCCTGCGTCTGACCGGGCCAGATCGCCTGGATTTCGTGCAGGGCCAGATGACCGGCAATCTCAAGGCCGCCCCAACGCCCGGCATGGTCCCCGCCTGTTTTCTGAACGTGAAGGGGCAGATCGAGCAGTTCGCCCGCGTCTATCGCCGCCCGGACGACGTGTATCTGCACCTCGACGAGGGCGCGGCACAGGCGCTGGCAGCGCGGCTGAAAAAATACATCATCTTCGATCAGGTCGAGGTGCAGGACGTATCGGCGGTGCTGGCGACGCTGCACCTGTGGAATGAGGACCTGCCCGGCTGGAACGGAGTAGGCGCAGACGTGCAGCAGTTTCAGCTGGGCGGCGGCGTGGTGCTGGCAGCGCGGGTCAACCGCACGGGCACGCCGGGGCTGGACGTGCACTATCTGCAGCAGCACGGAGCCGAGTTGCTGGCGCTGCTGGGCCAGGACGTGCCGTTTGCCGAGCTGGAAGCGGCGCGGATCCAGGCAGGCATCAGTGATGTGGGGCGTGACGGCTGGGCCGGGTCGCTGCTTCAGGAAGTGGGGCTGGACGACGCGATCAGCTACCGCAAGGGCTGCTACGTGGGCCAGGAAATCATGGCGCGGCTGGAAGCGCGGGGGAAAACCCGGTACTCGCTCGCCCGTCTGGAGGCCGTTTCCGGTCCACTTCCCGCCCATACCGAGATTCTGCTGGACGGCAGGGCAGTGGGCGTGACCGGGGCGAGTGCGGGCACACTGGCGCTGGCGAAACTCCGCAGAGATGCCCCGTCCGGTGCGCTCCTGACGGTGGGAACGGGACAGGCACGCGCAGTCACCGACGCGGACGCTGATGTACCGCAGGAAGACGGCCCCGCGCACGTCTCGGGCTGA